From a single Miscanthus floridulus cultivar M001 chromosome 8, ASM1932011v1, whole genome shotgun sequence genomic region:
- the LOC136469261 gene encoding uncharacterized protein: MVRLFYSRVDATNRQGLTPLQKCTAAIRRLANGSAVDHLDDYLKIGETTAMEAMKNFVQGVIAIFGERYLRHPTVEDTERLLKIGEKRGFPGMFGSIDYMHWHWERCPTAWKGQFTRGDRKVPTIILEAVASHDLWIWHAFFAVAGSNNDINVLNQTTIFIEELKGQAPRVQYMVNGNQHNIGYILLMEYIRIGLYL, translated from the coding sequence ATGGTTAGATTATTTTACTCAAGGGTGGATGCGACTAATCGCCAAGGACTAACTCCATTGCAAAAATGCACTGCGGCTATTCGACGATTAGCTAATGGCAGCGCCGTGGATCATCTAGATGATTATCTGAAGATTGGAGAAACTACTGCAATGGAGGCAATGAAGAATTTTGTGCAAGGTGTTATAGCAATATTTGGTGAACGATATTTGAGGCATCCGACTGTGGAGGATACTGAGCGTCTTCTCAAAATTGGCGAGAAACGAGGATTTCCTGGTATGTTTGGCAGCATTGACTATATGCACTGGCACTGGGAAAGATGCCCAACTGCATGGAAGGGGCAATTTACTCGTGGTGATCGGAAAGTGCCGACGATAATTCTTGAGGCCGTGGCATCACATGATCTCTGGATTTGGCATGCGTTCTTTGCGGTCGCGGGTTCTAACAATGACATCAATGTTTTGAACCAGACTACTATATTTATTGAAGAGCTAAAGGGACAAGCTCCTAGAGTCCAATACATGGTCAACGGGAATCAACACAACATAGGCTATATCTTGCTGATGGAATATATCCGGATTGGGCTGTATTTGTGA